Proteins from a genomic interval of Leucoraja erinacea ecotype New England unplaced genomic scaffold, Leri_hhj_1 Leri_1306S, whole genome shotgun sequence:
- the LOC129715661 gene encoding LOW QUALITY PROTEIN: SHC-transforming protein 1-like (The sequence of the model RefSeq protein was modified relative to this genomic sequence to represent the inferred CDS: deleted 1 base in 1 codon), whose amino-acid sequence VLFVSRCFVLVFQYMGCVEVLQSMRALDFNTRTQVTREAISVVCEAVPGAKGAMRRRKPSSRSLSTILGKSNLQFAGLPITLTITTSSLNLMAPDCKQIIANHHMQSISFASGGDPDTVEYVAYVAKDPVNQRACHILECTDGLAQDVISTIGQAFELRFKQYLKNPPKLVTPHDRMAGFDASAWDEEEEEQVDHQYYNDFPGKEPPPGGLVDQRHRDGAGGGRHGARQVSPQPPNHLGATLPIGQTAGNLYDDVRSVESQKPPSSVQGSGQQRFAAGGLPSARSGSRTDLFDDPSYVNVQSLEKGKAPSGTGHTNGSAQKDIFDMKPFEDALRGPQPTPLASSPPSHITASMEEQLLKEAWYQGKMNRKEAEKLLRANGDFLVRESTTTPGQYVLTGLQSGQPKHLLLVDPEGVVSTDEKDHKFESVSHLISYHMDNQLPIISAGSELCLQQPVERRP is encoded by the exons GGAGGCAATCAGCGTGGTCTGTGAAGCAGTGCCCGGAGCAAAAGGGGCGATGAGGAGAAGGAAG CCTTCCAGCCGTTCCCTCAGCACCATCCTGGGCAAGAGCAACCTGCAGTTTGCCGGCCTGCCCATCACCCTCACCATCACCACCAGTAGCCTCAACCTTATGGCCCCCGACTGCAAGCAG ATAATCGCCAACCACCACATGCAGTCCATATCGTTCGCATCAGGAGGTGATCCA GACACGGTCGAATACGTCGCCTACGTGGCCAAAGACCCCGTGAATCAAAGAG CGTGTCACATCCTGGAGTGCACGGACGGGCTGGCACAGGATGTGATCAGCACCATCGGGCAGGCGTTTGAGCTGCGCTTCAAGCAGTACCTGAAGAACCCGCCCAAGCTCGTCACACCTCACGACAG GATGGCGGGCTTCGACGCCTCGGCCTGGGACGAGGAGGAAGAGGAGCAGGTGGACCACCAGTACTACAACGACTTCCCCGGCAAGGAGCCTCCGCCCGGCGGCCTGGTGGACCAGCGCCACCGAGacggggcagggggaggg cggCACGGGGCACGGCAAGTCTCACCGCAGCCCCCGAACCACCTGGGAGCCACGCTG CCCATCGGACAGACGGCGGGGAATCTTTACGACGACGTGCGCTCTGTCGAGTCACAGAAGCCACCGTCCAGCGTACAAG GGAGCGGGCAGCAGCGGTTTGCAGCGGGCGGGCTGCCCAGCGCGAGGTCGGGCAGCCGCACGGATCTGTTCGATGACCCGTCGTACGTCAACGTGCAGAGCCTGGAGAAGGGCAAGGCTCCGTCGGGGACCGGCCACACCAACGGCAGCGCCCAGAAGGACATCTTCGACATGA AGCCGTTCGAGGACGCGCTAAGAGGCCCCCAGCCGACCCCCCTGGCCAGCAGCCCCCCCTCACACATCACGGCCTCTATGGAGGAGCAGCTGCTGAAGGAGGCCTGGTACCAGGGCAAGATGAACCGCAAGGAGGCGGAGAAGCTGCTTCGGGCCAACGGCGACTTCCTGGTCCGAGAGAGCACCACCACGCCGGGCCAGTATGTGCTGACCGGGCTGCAGAGCGGCCAGCCAAAGCACCTGCTCCTCGTCGACCCTGAGGGCGTGGtga gTACGGACGAAAAGGACCACAAGTTTGAGAGTGTCAGCCACCTGATCAGCTACCACATGGACAACCAGTTGCCCATCATCTCCGCGGGCAGCGAGCTGTGCCTGCAGCAGCCCGTGGAACGAAGGCCGTAG